A single window of [Clostridium] hylemonae DSM 15053 DNA harbors:
- a CDS encoding RrF2 family transcriptional regulator, translating to MTSEFAIAVHALVYLRHKDTVVSSEELAENICTNPARVRKVMAKLKKKALVGTKEGIKGGYHMAADASAVTLRCVCDALEEEVIKASWKSGSIDMDCMIASGMAGMMDGIYSEMNAQCKDYLETVTIEDVEKKVTGCPKKQKI from the coding sequence ATGACAAGTGAATTTGCGATCGCAGTGCATGCCCTTGTATATCTGCGCCATAAGGATACGGTAGTTTCCAGCGAGGAGCTGGCGGAGAATATCTGCACGAATCCGGCGCGTGTGAGAAAGGTAATGGCCAAACTCAAGAAAAAGGCCCTTGTTGGGACAAAAGAAGGAATCAAAGGAGGCTATCACATGGCGGCGGACGCAAGTGCGGTGACCTTGCGGTGCGTCTGTGATGCGTTGGAGGAAGAGGTAATTAAAGCGTCCTGGAAATCAGGCAGTATAGACATGGACTGCATGATAGCATCCGGAATGGCAGGGATGATGGATGGAATCTATAGTGAGATGAACGCACAGTGTAAGGATTATCTTGAGACTGTCACAATAGAAGATGTGGAGAAAAAAGTGACCGGGTGCCCGAAAAAACAGAAGATCTAA
- a CDS encoding CD1871A family CXXC motif-containing protein — translation MSSRKVRWIRIVLFTAAALFFIIGITRGEAGTVLTKAVNICLECIGIG, via the coding sequence ATGAGCAGCCGTAAAGTAAGATGGATCCGTATCGTGCTGTTTACCGCCGCCGCGCTGTTTTTCATTATCGGGATCACACGCGGGGAGGCGGGAACAGTGCTGACAAAAGCTGTAAATATTTGTTTGGAGTGTATAGGAATTGGTTAA
- a CDS encoding DUF975 family protein, which translates to MMTRKEMKKAAKRNVRSHYILFVAVCLIAAFLNSEFSGTLDLLGENVQETSESGSSVKLEGVAGQQAGAMDVAWDILEGREKEGKELSRKIKEQQIEQSKSGSPVLGRSRGVLAHAVNAVTSGSVFVTVTASVNSLVRSNEITLFIFIIGGMLFLIAFWFFIKNLYVVISRRIFLEGRCYEAVPIQRFLYLLRLKKWTKAAWVMFVTYVFRFLWMFTVIGGVIKTFSYFLVPYIVAENPDVSAREAIRLSRKMMKGHKWECFVFGMTFAGWYILRIFTLGLSAVFYSNLYQTASFTEYYVQLRRQAKEKEIPGAELLCDTYLFEKAQSGEIEAVYADVIAVLEKPEEGIRQLRGIRRFFAEYLGILLFPSKEERAYEEDQAERIRIYSLKGAVELKCYPSRLSPVPEVEKRQKVETIHYMRHYSVWSLIMLFFIFSFTGWVWEVSLHLVNDGAFVNRGVLHGPWLPIYGSGGVLILVVLNRLRINPAAEFAGIVVLCGCVEYFTSYYLELTHNGQKWWDYTGYFLNLHGRICAEGLLVFGVGGMAIVYVAAPLLDNIIRKVQTRKLIPVCLLLLCVYAADTLYSSKHPNTGEGITDYQSGAAPEGIECQAYGRSI; encoded by the coding sequence ATGATGACAAGAAAAGAGATGAAGAAAGCGGCGAAAAGGAATGTGAGAAGTCATTATATACTGTTCGTGGCAGTGTGCCTTATCGCGGCTTTCCTCAATTCCGAGTTCTCAGGAACTCTTGACCTGCTCGGAGAAAATGTGCAGGAGACGTCCGAGTCCGGGTCTTCCGTGAAGCTTGAAGGAGTTGCGGGACAGCAGGCTGGGGCGATGGATGTCGCCTGGGATATTCTGGAAGGAAGAGAAAAAGAAGGGAAAGAATTATCCCGTAAGATCAAGGAACAGCAGATAGAACAGTCAAAAAGCGGCAGTCCGGTGCTGGGCAGAAGCCGCGGAGTGCTCGCTCACGCTGTGAATGCAGTGACGTCAGGCTCTGTGTTTGTGACGGTGACGGCCTCCGTCAATTCTCTCGTCAGATCGAATGAGATCACACTTTTTATCTTTATTATCGGGGGAATGCTTTTCCTTATTGCGTTCTGGTTTTTTATAAAAAATCTGTACGTTGTTATATCAAGACGGATCTTTCTCGAGGGGCGCTGCTACGAGGCTGTTCCGATACAGCGGTTCCTTTATCTGCTGCGGCTTAAAAAATGGACGAAAGCGGCCTGGGTCATGTTTGTGACATATGTTTTCAGGTTTTTATGGATGTTTACCGTCATAGGGGGCGTCATCAAGACATTTTCTTATTTTCTCGTCCCATATATCGTGGCAGAAAATCCGGATGTGTCGGCCAGAGAGGCGATAAGGCTGTCCAGAAAAATGATGAAAGGCCATAAGTGGGAATGCTTTGTATTTGGTATGACTTTTGCGGGCTGGTATATTCTGCGTATCTTCACGCTTGGATTGTCGGCAGTGTTCTATTCTAATCTGTATCAGACTGCTTCATTTACAGAATATTACGTACAGCTGAGAAGGCAGGCAAAAGAAAAAGAGATCCCGGGAGCAGAACTGCTCTGCGACACATATCTCTTTGAAAAAGCACAGTCCGGTGAGATCGAGGCTGTATATGCAGATGTGATCGCTGTTCTGGAAAAGCCAGAGGAAGGGATCCGGCAGTTGAGAGGAATCCGGAGATTCTTTGCAGAGTATCTCGGTATCCTGCTCTTCCCAAGCAAAGAGGAGAGAGCTTACGAAGAAGATCAGGCTGAGCGGATCCGGATATATTCACTCAAAGGGGCTGTGGAATTAAAATGCTATCCGAGCCGCCTGTCGCCGGTTCCTGAGGTGGAGAAACGGCAGAAAGTAGAGACGATACATTACATGCGCCACTATTCTGTCTGGTCGCTCATCATGCTGTTCTTTATCTTTTCCTTTACCGGCTGGGTGTGGGAAGTGAGTCTTCACCTTGTCAATGACGGCGCGTTTGTCAACCGGGGCGTACTTCACGGGCCATGGCTTCCGATCTACGGAAGCGGCGGCGTACTTATTCTTGTCGTGCTCAACAGGCTCAGGATCAACCCTGCGGCTGAGTTTGCCGGCATAGTGGTCCTGTGCGGCTGCGTGGAATATTTTACGTCCTATTATCTGGAGCTGACGCACAATGGCCAGAAGTGGTGGGATTACACCGGATATTTTCTGAACCTTCACGGCAGGATCTGCGCGGAAGGCCTGCTCGTATTCGGGGTCGGCGGCATGGCTATCGTATATGTGGCGGCCCCTCTGCTGGATAACATTATAAGGAAGGTACAGACGAGGAAACTTATTCCGGTCTGTCTGCTTTTACTTTGTGTATATGCCGCTGACACGTTGTATTCATCAAAACATCCGAATACAGGGGAGGGAATCACGGATTATCAGAGCGGCGCAGCACCGGAAGGTATAGAATGTCAGGCGTATGGACGCTCCATTTAG
- a CDS encoding TlpA family protein disulfide reductase, producing the protein MMKRKRAKAITILTLSLVLLLTACGSGKEEKADAGSSKSSEGSKASDTSSSSASKKIFGTFESETLEGEAVSDEIFSKADLTMVNIWGTFCGPCIREMPDLGELSREYADKGVQIVGLVSDVGKAKDEKAEEIVSTTKADYTHIIASQDLMTGILGSVNVVPTTIFVDKEGNQVGDVYSGARDKDEWAGIIDELLNGVQQ; encoded by the coding sequence ATGATGAAGAGAAAAAGAGCTAAAGCGATCACAATTTTAACGTTGAGTCTTGTATTACTGCTTACCGCCTGCGGCAGCGGGAAGGAGGAAAAAGCGGATGCCGGAAGTTCCAAGAGCTCTGAAGGGTCAAAAGCTTCCGACACGTCGTCATCTTCAGCCTCGAAGAAGATATTCGGTACTTTTGAGTCCGAGACGCTGGAAGGTGAAGCAGTATCGGATGAGATATTTTCCAAAGCAGACCTTACGATGGTAAATATATGGGGGACATTCTGCGGTCCATGTATCCGCGAGATGCCTGATCTTGGCGAGCTGAGCCGCGAGTATGCGGACAAAGGCGTACAGATCGTGGGGCTTGTCAGTGACGTAGGGAAAGCGAAAGACGAGAAGGCAGAAGAGATTGTTTCCACTACAAAGGCAGATTATACACATATAATCGCATCTCAGGATCTGATGACAGGAATACTTGGTTCTGTCAATGTGGTGCCGACGACTATTTTTGTTGACAAAGAAGGAAATCAGGTCGGTGATGTATATTCCGGCGCCCGGGACAAAGACGAGTGGGCGGGCATTATAGATGAGCTGTTGAACGGGGTGCAGCAATGA
- a CDS encoding IclR family transcriptional regulator: MTQPEESRHKASKTKSVSKTLAILSTFDETTPMQRTSDIAMKLDMNISTVSRHLNTMLDWGFLERDDSTGFYYPGLEIVALAGAALQNNDVFRHAFPELQRLSYKYGVHGHMGIPRKTEVAHLISSSSERTMELFIPMGHRQPMYCCAMGRALLAYMPYAKAQDILKNSDLQKRTPETKVDLWEISQELIHTKQKGYCLLLNELTEGKGSIAAPVFNRERLPIAAVSVSASAHSISQPQRERELAKAVMAVAGKISGKLGYYPK, translated from the coding sequence ATGACGCAGCCAGAAGAAAGCCGGCACAAAGCTTCAAAGACTAAAAGTGTCAGTAAGACTCTCGCCATATTGTCGACATTTGATGAGACGACGCCCATGCAGCGTACCTCTGATATCGCGATGAAGCTGGATATGAATATCAGTACAGTTTCCCGCCATCTGAACACAATGCTGGACTGGGGGTTTTTGGAGCGTGATGACTCCACCGGCTTCTATTACCCGGGACTTGAGATCGTTGCACTGGCAGGAGCTGCTTTGCAGAACAACGACGTCTTTCGTCATGCGTTCCCGGAGCTCCAGCGTCTCTCTTATAAATATGGTGTGCACGGTCATATGGGTATTCCGCGGAAGACGGAAGTCGCCCATCTGATCAGCAGTTCATCCGAAAGAACGATGGAGCTGTTTATCCCGATGGGGCACCGGCAGCCTATGTACTGCTGCGCCATGGGACGCGCCCTGCTGGCATACATGCCGTATGCGAAGGCACAGGATATCTTGAAGAACAGTGATCTTCAAAAACGTACCCCGGAGACGAAAGTTGACCTCTGGGAGATCAGCCAGGAGCTTATTCATACGAAACAGAAGGGATACTGCCTTCTTCTCAACGAACTTACAGAGGGCAAGGGCTCGATCGCGGCGCCGGTATTTAACCGCGAGCGTCTTCCGATCGCCGCTGTCAGCGTATCGGCAAGCGCGCACAGCATCAGCCAGCCGCAGCGCGAGCGGGAGCTTGCAAAAGCGGTGATGGCTGTCGCGGGCAAAATATCCGGTAAGCTCGGTTATTATCCGAAATGA
- a CDS encoding SLC13 family permease yields the protein MTLKRRFIYILAGPVIFALTVLLLSNALTMRGAQAVGVAFWLIFWWITRPVHITITGIMPVVANAVFNIVPMASVTAQYASDSIILIFGSTLICLPWKACGLDRRVALKALSLIGPSMKSQITVWLLASIALSMALPNVMVCALFTPIAIAMLSAAGYDDIPTCAPAVPILLAIGWGVSLGGAGTPLGGAMNLVAISYLEELTGHEFMYIDWVIRIAPYLIIAALVLLGSMLLMPMKVKKLDGTREYFNNSYRELGPMKRDEKICSILFLVAMLAAFTRPLYADILPALAPAYVYLTLGCLCFFIVAADKGFLLTWDTAQNGMMWGMMILFAGGMALGKLINDSGATARIADIVSGLALDGGLLTIVILVVFTRIISEVTNGTTAAAVSIPIVFGFTSELGLNPIPYWFITTLAYNAEFLLPLSVRAIPVAYGLDANKMLKAGTPMTIISMVVVIIFGYLAMQFWPAFGELSYLVN from the coding sequence ATGACTCTTAAACGACGCTTCATTTATATCCTGGCAGGGCCCGTTATTTTTGCCCTGACAGTTCTGCTGCTGTCAAATGCCCTGACCATGCGCGGCGCACAGGCAGTGGGTGTTGCGTTCTGGCTGATCTTCTGGTGGATCACACGTCCTGTTCACATCACGATCACGGGAATAATGCCGGTTGTCGCCAACGCGGTCTTTAATATCGTACCCATGGCATCCGTCACTGCGCAGTACGCATCCGACAGTATAATTCTTATCTTTGGTTCTACACTTATCTGTCTGCCATGGAAAGCATGCGGCCTGGACAGACGGGTGGCGCTGAAGGCTTTGTCTCTTATAGGGCCTTCGATGAAGTCGCAGATCACAGTCTGGCTGCTGGCCAGCATCGCGCTTTCTATGGCTCTTCCAAATGTCATGGTCTGCGCCCTGTTTACTCCGATCGCGATCGCGATGCTATCGGCGGCGGGGTATGATGATATTCCGACATGTGCTCCTGCCGTTCCTATTCTGCTTGCCATCGGATGGGGGGTGAGCCTTGGCGGAGCCGGAACACCTCTCGGCGGCGCTATGAATCTGGTTGCGATCTCCTATCTGGAAGAGTTGACCGGACACGAGTTCATGTACATAGACTGGGTCATCCGCATCGCCCCATATCTCATCATAGCCGCGCTTGTTCTTCTTGGTTCTATGCTTTTGATGCCGATGAAGGTTAAAAAATTAGACGGCACGAGAGAGTATTTTAACAACAGCTACCGGGAACTCGGTCCTATGAAACGGGACGAAAAAATATGCTCCATACTTTTTCTCGTGGCCATGTTAGCTGCATTTACCCGTCCTCTTTACGCCGATATCCTGCCGGCACTGGCGCCTGCCTATGTATATCTGACGCTCGGCTGTCTCTGCTTCTTTATCGTAGCTGCGGATAAAGGCTTCCTTCTCACATGGGATACCGCCCAAAATGGCATGATGTGGGGAATGATGATCCTCTTTGCAGGCGGTATGGCACTTGGGAAACTTATAAATGATTCTGGAGCGACTGCCCGCATAGCGGATATCGTTTCCGGACTGGCACTGGACGGCGGCCTGCTGACTATCGTGATCCTGGTCGTTTTTACCCGTATCATTTCCGAAGTGACAAACGGCACAACTGCCGCAGCTGTTTCGATTCCGATCGTATTCGGATTCACGAGTGAACTTGGTCTCAACCCCATACCTTACTGGTTTATCACTACACTGGCGTATAACGCAGAATTTCTGCTTCCCCTCAGTGTCCGCGCGATACCCGTCGCTTACGGGCTGGACGCAAATAAGATGCTGAAGGCCGGCACTCCGATGACGATCATCAGTATGGTCGTGGTCATTATCTTCGGTTATCTGGCCATGCAGTTCTGGCCGGCTTTCGGAGAGCTTTCGTACCTCGTTAATTAA
- a CDS encoding helix-turn-helix domain-containing protein, producing MKEQIEAVQRMQNYIAAHLYEQITLAELSGASLFSPWHSYRLFKKWTNLTPAEYIRRMRLSASALRLRDEGCRITDIAFEMGFGSVDGYQRAFYREFGCNPKEYMENPVPLYLFTPYGVIYREIRKEEQTMEHVKSVFVQPVEKPVRKVIIKRGVKAEDYFPYCEEVGCDVWGLLMSIKSLEGEPVCLWLPDAYRTPDTSVYVQGAEVSADYDGPVPDGFDVITLPASTYLMFKGEPFEEEDYCQAIEEVREAVNKYDPSAAGYEWDTDNPRIQLEPVGTRGYIELLPVRRK from the coding sequence ATGAAGGAACAGATAGAGGCAGTTCAAAGGATGCAGAATTATATAGCCGCTCATCTGTATGAGCAGATAACGCTGGCAGAGCTTTCCGGGGCATCTCTGTTTTCTCCGTGGCATTCATACCGGCTGTTCAAAAAGTGGACCAACCTGACACCGGCGGAATATATCCGGAGAATGCGGCTGTCGGCATCTGCTCTGCGGCTGCGGGATGAGGGCTGCCGGATAACGGACATCGCGTTTGAGATGGGTTTTGGGAGCGTAGACGGCTACCAGAGGGCATTCTACAGGGAATTCGGCTGCAACCCGAAAGAATATATGGAAAATCCGGTTCCTTTATACTTGTTTACCCCTTACGGCGTTATATACAGAGAAATCAGAAAGGAAGAACAGACAATGGAACATGTTAAAAGTGTATTTGTACAGCCTGTCGAAAAGCCTGTACGCAAGGTGATCATAAAAAGGGGAGTCAAGGCGGAAGATTATTTCCCCTACTGTGAGGAAGTAGGCTGCGATGTGTGGGGGCTTCTTATGAGCATCAAATCTCTGGAAGGAGAACCTGTATGCCTGTGGCTTCCCGATGCGTACCGGACACCGGATACCTCCGTATATGTGCAGGGTGCGGAAGTGAGCGCAGACTATGACGGACCGGTACCGGACGGCTTTGATGTCATCACACTGCCCGCTTCCACTTACCTTATGTTCAAAGGAGAACCGTTTGAAGAAGAGGATTACTGCCAGGCAATTGAAGAAGTACGGGAAGCAGTCAATAAATACGATCCGTCCGCGGCCGGTTATGAATGGGATACAGACAATCCGCGCATTCAGCTGGAACCTGTCGGCACACGGGGATATATAGAGTTACTGCCCGTCCGCAGAAAATAG
- a CDS encoding 4Fe-4S binding protein, translated as MIKAIRNRMRLCVQIIFTAVTNGYLFGFLTGKIYTGPTKAACVPGLNCYSCPGALGSCPIGSLQAVLGSRDYKFSFYVAGFLIFFGSLFGRFICGWLCPFGLIQDLLYKIPFFRKRKNLPGHKVLKWMKYVILVLFVILLPLLVVDVIGQGSPWFCQYICPSGTLTAGIPLVLLNESLQNAVGGLFIWKVSLLVLIIVLALWVYRPFCKYLCPLGALYSFFNPVALYRYQVEESDCIKCGKCRKTCKMDIKVWEQPNSPECIRCGDCVKACPTKAIKRGKGGCHEKTHEKS; from the coding sequence ATGATAAAAGCAATCAGAAACAGGATGAGGCTGTGTGTTCAGATAATATTCACGGCGGTGACCAACGGATATCTTTTCGGGTTCCTCACCGGAAAGATTTATACAGGGCCCACAAAAGCAGCCTGTGTGCCGGGACTCAACTGTTATTCCTGTCCGGGAGCGCTCGGGTCGTGCCCGATCGGTTCGCTTCAGGCGGTGCTTGGAAGCAGAGACTACAAGTTTTCATTTTATGTGGCCGGTTTTTTGATATTCTTCGGTTCTCTGTTCGGACGGTTCATATGCGGCTGGCTCTGTCCTTTTGGATTGATTCAGGACTTGCTGTATAAGATACCGTTTTTCAGGAAAAGAAAGAACCTGCCGGGACATAAGGTGCTCAAGTGGATGAAATATGTCATACTCGTTCTGTTTGTTATATTACTTCCTCTTCTCGTGGTTGACGTCATCGGACAGGGAAGTCCGTGGTTCTGCCAGTACATATGCCCGAGCGGGACACTGACGGCAGGAATCCCGCTTGTACTGCTCAATGAATCGCTTCAGAACGCAGTCGGCGGCCTGTTTATCTGGAAGGTATCTCTGCTCGTGCTCATAATAGTGCTGGCTTTGTGGGTATACCGCCCGTTCTGCAAGTATCTCTGTCCGCTCGGCGCGCTATACAGCTTCTTTAACCCGGTTGCGTTATACCGCTACCAGGTAGAAGAGAGCGACTGTATCAAATGTGGAAAATGCCGGAAGACATGCAAGATGGATATTAAAGTATGGGAACAGCCTAACAGTCCGGAATGTATCCGCTGTGGCGACTGTGTGAAGGCGTGTCCGACAAAGGCCATAAAAAGAGGGAAAGGAGGCTGCCATGAAAAAACACATGAAAAGAGTTAG
- a CDS encoding aldehyde dehydrogenase family protein gives MNETKQKEVMTVEGLVSRSKAAQEQFAFATQEQADAAARAVCKVIYDNAEMLGPLAAEETRLGSEADKVTKCRMKSALIWHSLKGKKSVGIINRLEDRRMIEIAKPMGVVASIVPSTNPVVTPMSNAAFALKTRNSIIFAPHPRAVKCTKLLVGMFRTELAKLGFPEDLVLGLEQVSIEDSGKLMSLADVIVATGGMGMVKAAYSSGKPALGVGAGNVQCIVDRDADLAEAASKIIIGRSFDNGLICLGEQTVFIPEEKFDAFIKEMEKQGGYYAAEPELADRLREGIFPGGGVISRDVVGLTAEKVAAQIGLDVPEGTRIIIARARALGHGDVLCREKMCPVLAVYPYGTFEEGVAMMVENLECEGKGHSIGIHSNTPEHVEYAALQCSVSRVIVNQPAGTTGGGSPTNGFTATTTLGCGSWGNNSFSGNLNYDHLMNITRVGYPYEESYLPDPELAWL, from the coding sequence ATGAATGAAACAAAACAGAAGGAAGTAATGACGGTAGAAGGATTGGTGTCACGTTCAAAAGCAGCACAGGAACAATTTGCGTTTGCCACGCAGGAGCAGGCGGATGCGGCGGCACGCGCAGTATGTAAAGTGATCTATGACAATGCTGAAATGTTAGGGCCTCTGGCCGCCGAGGAGACGCGTCTTGGCAGTGAGGCAGATAAAGTCACAAAATGCCGCATGAAATCCGCGCTCATCTGGCACAGCCTGAAGGGGAAGAAATCAGTTGGCATCATCAATAGACTGGAAGACCGCCGTATGATCGAGATCGCAAAACCGATGGGGGTCGTCGCGAGTATCGTCCCGTCGACCAATCCTGTCGTGACGCCGATGAGCAATGCGGCATTCGCGTTAAAGACTCGCAATTCTATTATATTCGCCCCTCATCCCCGGGCTGTAAAATGCACGAAGCTCCTCGTCGGTATGTTCCGCACAGAACTTGCAAAGCTGGGATTTCCTGAGGATCTTGTGCTTGGGTTAGAGCAGGTCTCTATCGAAGACAGCGGAAAACTCATGAGCCTGGCAGACGTCATTGTGGCCACTGGAGGTATGGGCATGGTAAAGGCAGCCTACTCAAGCGGAAAACCTGCTTTGGGGGTGGGCGCGGGAAATGTGCAGTGCATTGTGGACAGAGACGCAGACCTGGCGGAAGCGGCATCTAAGATCATAATCGGCCGGAGCTTTGACAATGGCCTTATCTGCCTCGGCGAGCAGACTGTTTTCATTCCGGAAGAAAAGTTTGACGCATTTATAAAAGAAATGGAGAAGCAGGGCGGTTATTATGCCGCAGAGCCGGAACTGGCAGACCGGCTGCGTGAGGGTATCTTTCCGGGCGGTGGGGTTATCAGCCGGGACGTGGTCGGCCTTACTGCAGAGAAGGTGGCGGCGCAGATCGGCCTGGACGTCCCGGAAGGCACCCGCATCATTATTGCCAGAGCAAGAGCACTCGGACATGGCGACGTGCTCTGCCGTGAGAAGATGTGTCCTGTCCTCGCCGTCTATCCGTACGGTACGTTTGAAGAAGGTGTCGCCATGATGGTAGAAAACCTTGAGTGTGAAGGAAAAGGGCACAGTATCGGCATCCACTCCAACACTCCGGAACACGTGGAATATGCCGCTTTGCAGTGTTCGGTCTCCCGTGTGATCGTTAATCAGCCTGCCGGAACAACAGGCGGCGGCAGCCCTACAAACGGTTTCACCGCGACGACGACGCTTGGATGCGGATCATGGGGGAACAACAGCTTCAGCGGGAACTTGAATTACGATCATCTTATGAACATTACACGCGTTGGATACCCGTACGAAGAGTCCTATCTGCCGGACCCGGAACTTGCCTGGCTGTAA
- a CDS encoding ATP-grasp domain-containing protein, with product MDYLEIEGKAQLERFGIPVNESILLTDDQVPDGIEYPCVLKGQILAGKRGKAGAVRVVKSKEELTEVKKIIEGISINGHTMEGVIACNFLPISEEYYLGMTLDVKNRAVIMLFTPFGGMDIEELAAAAPEKLLRFDCTEGFDAEAFRMAAAVFDLPAARMEQVADIARKLARACFALDATTIEINPLAVLEDGRLIAIDAKLVIDDNSLYRQGDYIILPRTEQEKTPQEAEAEAHDLTYVELDAKGDIGTMAGGAGIGMATMDTIRHYGGRVNNFLDLGGGVTAEKTYQAMCILLKNKSTDYVFVNVFGGINNCADMAEGIARAYTELGIRKPVVVKSRGFNQEQGWSIYEKLGFPQTKYGTTDEAVQTLLKVKEARQNEYIN from the coding sequence ATGGATTATTTGGAAATTGAAGGTAAAGCTCAATTGGAACGCTTTGGGATTCCTGTTAATGAAAGTATACTTTTGACAGACGATCAAGTACCGGACGGCATTGAATATCCGTGTGTGCTCAAGGGGCAGATTCTTGCAGGAAAACGTGGAAAAGCAGGGGCAGTGCGTGTTGTAAAGTCTAAAGAGGAACTGACCGAAGTCAAGAAGATCATTGAGGGTATCAGCATCAACGGACACACGATGGAGGGGGTGATCGCCTGTAATTTCCTGCCTATTTCAGAGGAGTATTATCTGGGAATGACGCTGGATGTAAAAAACCGTGCGGTGATCATGCTTTTTACTCCGTTCGGGGGAATGGATATTGAAGAACTTGCGGCGGCTGCACCTGAAAAACTGCTCCGATTTGACTGTACGGAGGGATTTGACGCGGAAGCTTTCCGAATGGCCGCGGCAGTCTTTGACCTTCCGGCTGCGCGTATGGAGCAGGTTGCCGATATTGCCCGAAAGCTTGCCCGCGCCTGCTTTGCGCTGGATGCGACAACTATCGAGATCAATCCGCTCGCCGTGCTTGAGGACGGCAGGCTGATCGCCATTGACGCGAAGCTTGTCATTGACGACAACAGTCTGTACCGTCAGGGCGACTATATCATACTTCCCCGCACTGAGCAGGAAAAAACTCCGCAGGAAGCGGAGGCAGAGGCACATGACCTCACGTATGTGGAACTTGACGCAAAAGGAGATATAGGAACGATGGCAGGAGGCGCCGGCATCGGCATGGCGACGATGGACACGATCCGCCACTATGGCGGCCGTGTAAATAATTTCCTCGATTTAGGGGGCGGCGTTACGGCGGAGAAGACTTATCAGGCAATGTGTATTCTGCTAAAAAATAAGTCGACAGACTATGTTTTTGTCAATGTATTTGGAGGTATCAACAACTGTGCGGATATGGCGGAAGGCATTGCCCGGGCTTACACCGAACTGGGCATCAGAAAGCCCGTTGTTGTGAAGAGCCGGGGGTTCAACCAGGAGCAGGGGTGGTCTATCTATGAAAAGCTTGGTTTTCCTCAGACAAAGTACGGCACAACAGATGAGGCGGTACAGACACTTCTCAAGGTGAAGGAGGCGAGGCAGAATGAGTATATTAATTGA